Proteins encoded within one genomic window of Gammaproteobacteria bacterium:
- a CDS encoding iron ABC transporter permease produces the protein MMNPRTLNLFLFLLLLWVAWYSLGTGSSPVSVSSGLWDWWSASGSNEALIIGEIRLPRTLLALMVGAALGLSGAALQGLLRNPLADPGLVGASQGAALGAALVFYFGFFSALGALATAVAGLLGAVIALLLMLMLAGSGRPALVILAGLAISTLAGAALAVVLNYAPNPYAMQELVFWLLGSVSNRGMDSLTILFPALVIGSVLIWRQRHLLAALSLGEQVAESMGLSVARGSRLTVLGAACLVGAAVSVAGNIGFVGLLVPHIVRPWVGHRPDHLLIPSMLSGAILVCVADIIVRLLPPGQELKLGVLTSLIGAPLFIWLVWKERRQWL, from the coding sequence ATGATGAATCCTCGCACACTTAATCTATTCCTTTTTTTATTGTTGTTATGGGTGGCCTGGTATTCCCTGGGCACAGGTTCATCGCCAGTCTCGGTGAGTAGCGGTCTATGGGATTGGTGGTCGGCTAGTGGTAGTAATGAGGCGTTGATCATTGGTGAGATTCGTCTGCCACGCACCTTGTTGGCCTTGATGGTGGGTGCGGCACTGGGTTTGAGTGGAGCTGCATTACAAGGTTTGTTGCGTAATCCTTTGGCTGATCCCGGTCTGGTGGGCGCGAGTCAGGGCGCGGCGCTGGGTGCGGCTTTAGTGTTTTACTTTGGTTTTTTCTCAGCATTGGGTGCTCTGGCAACGGCAGTGGCAGGTCTGTTGGGTGCGGTCATTGCCCTGTTATTAATGTTGATGCTGGCGGGTTCGGGTCGTCCGGCATTAGTGATTCTCGCTGGGTTGGCGATTTCTACTCTGGCAGGTGCGGCATTGGCTGTGGTGCTGAACTATGCGCCGAACCCTTATGCGATGCAGGAACTGGTGTTCTGGTTGTTGGGTTCGGTGTCGAATCGGGGTATGGATAGTCTGACTATCTTGTTTCCTGCGCTGGTGATTGGTAGTGTGTTGATCTGGCGGCAGCGGCATCTATTGGCCGCATTGAGTCTGGGTGAACAGGTGGCAGAGAGTATGGGGTTGTCGGTAGCAAGAGGTAGTCGTCTCACGGTATTGGGTGCGGCCTGTCTAGTGGGTGCGGCAGTATCGGTGGCAGGTAATATTGGTTTTGTTGGTCTGTTGGTGCCACATATTGTGCGACCCTGGGTCGGGCATCGCCCGGATCATCTGTTGATTCCATCCATGTTGTCGGGGGCTATTCTGGTCTGTGTGGCGGATATCATTGTGCGTCTATTACCACCAGGGCAGGAGCTTAAACTGGGTGTGCTGACCTCTCTGATTGGCGCGCCTCTGTTTATTTGGCTGGTATGGAAGGAGCGTCGACAATGGCTCTGA
- a CDS encoding ABC transporter substrate-binding protein: MKQPIAGILMLVVLSFPAIGVAGNITVNRVLSLGLCTDWLLAHYADRKQVLALSPLIKKYPGRWSSLDWPVHDGSLEQILTLQPDLVLASEYAGSLLRQRLKSLGIRVEVLNLPHNLDQMAAYEQRFLALLGLPVNHASVAPVEVEAGENAPSLLLLGANGIGTGRNTFEDGIIEHAGWRNYLAEEQYTHLDLEQIIRQPPDAVLWAVPTSAARAYYFSEHPALQQVIPAHHWLTTDAWRWRCPGPWTWKLVEQLQQ; encoded by the coding sequence ATGAAACAACCCATTGCTGGGATATTGATGTTGGTTGTTTTGTCATTTCCTGCGATAGGTGTAGCAGGTAATATAACTGTGAACAGGGTGCTGTCTCTAGGCCTATGTACGGACTGGTTATTGGCGCACTATGCCGATCGAAAACAGGTTTTGGCATTGTCACCCTTGATTAAAAAATATCCGGGGCGATGGTCGAGTCTGGACTGGCCGGTGCATGATGGGAGCCTGGAACAGATCCTGACGCTGCAACCGGATCTGGTATTGGCGAGTGAATATGCGGGCTCGTTATTGCGTCAACGGTTGAAGAGCCTGGGTATTCGTGTTGAGGTGTTAAACCTGCCGCATAACCTGGATCAGATGGCGGCCTATGAACAACGTTTTCTTGCACTGTTGGGTCTGCCTGTGAACCATGCCAGTGTTGCGCCTGTCGAGGTGGAGGCGGGAGAGAATGCCCCGAGCCTGTTATTATTAGGTGCTAATGGTATTGGTACCGGGCGCAATACCTTTGAAGATGGCATCATTGAACATGCAGGCTGGCGTAATTATCTCGCTGAGGAGCAGTATACTCATCTTGATCTGGAACAGATTATCAGGCAACCGCCGGATGCGGTATTGTGGGCAGTGCCGACCTCGGCTGCGCGAGCCTATTATTTTTCCGAGCACCCTGCCTTGCAACAAGTGATTCCAGCGCATCACTGGTTGACCACGGATGCCTGGCGTTGGCGTTGTCCTGGCCCCTGGACATGGAAGTTGGTTGAGCAACTACAACAATGA
- a CDS encoding type II toxin-antitoxin system RelE/ParE family toxin, whose translation MAQVIWTEPALQDLNDIAEYIALDKISAANKFVQKVFSSVDRLEQSPESGRKPPEINNSRYLEIIVNPCRIFYRIEKDKVFMLYVMRSERKLRNYLLDERANESSNSLL comes from the coding sequence ATGGCTCAAGTAATCTGGACAGAGCCTGCATTACAAGATTTAAATGATATTGCTGAATACATAGCTCTGGATAAAATTAGTGCGGCTAATAAATTTGTACAAAAGGTCTTTTCAAGCGTAGATCGTCTTGAACAATCTCCAGAGTCAGGTCGCAAACCACCCGAAATCAATAACTCACGTTATCTGGAAATTATTGTTAATCCCTGTCGTATATTTTATCGCATTGAAAAGGATAAAGTGTTTATGCTTTATGTTATGCGCAGTGAAAGAAAACTTAGAAATTACTTATTGGATGAACGTGCAAATGAAAGCAGTAATAGCTTACTGTAA
- a CDS encoding type II toxin-antitoxin system Phd/YefM family antitoxin: protein MKVELVTTLKRQATKILAELHASKEPVLITEHGQPSAYLVDVNDYELTQNRMLILEGIARGEAAVLDGRTLTQIEAKEKMSKWLK from the coding sequence ATGAAAGTTGAACTTGTAACCACACTTAAACGTCAAGCGACTAAAATTCTTGCTGAGCTGCATGCATCAAAGGAACCCGTGTTAATAACGGAACACGGTCAACCCTCTGCTTACTTAGTCGATGTCAATGATTACGAGCTTACACAAAATCGTATGCTTATTCTGGAAGGTATTGCTCGTGGTGAAGCTGCAGTATTAGACGGTCGTACATTAACCCAGATAGAAGCGAAAGAAAAAATGAGCAAATGGCTCAAGTAA
- a CDS encoding adenosylcobinamide-GDP ribazoletransferase, translating to MNFLVALQFLTIVPVSLKQVPDEQVMGYSVLYYPVVGLLIGLLLAALAWLLNGMPVSLQAALVLVCWVGLTGGLHLDGLADSADAWVGGLGDRERTLAIMKDPCCGPAAVVSLVLLLLLKFAALEYLITVQAWEVLVLAPVLGRSSLILLFLTTPYVRPDGLGSLLANHLPRRAGIIVIVLVLLAMLFFIGMVTLWWMLVVAGMFLILRGLMLRRIGGMTGDTAGALLEVIEMIVLLVVIGQ from the coding sequence TTGAATTTTCTTGTTGCCTTGCAGTTTCTTACCATTGTGCCGGTCTCACTCAAGCAGGTGCCGGATGAGCAGGTGATGGGGTATTCTGTGCTTTATTATCCAGTGGTGGGCCTGTTAATAGGTTTGCTTCTGGCGGCATTGGCATGGCTGCTTAATGGGATGCCCGTGAGTCTACAAGCAGCTTTGGTACTGGTCTGTTGGGTGGGTCTGACCGGAGGGCTTCATCTTGATGGTCTGGCGGATAGTGCCGATGCCTGGGTGGGTGGTCTGGGTGATCGTGAACGCACACTGGCAATCATGAAAGACCCTTGTTGTGGCCCGGCCGCTGTGGTGAGTCTGGTGCTGTTATTGTTGCTTAAGTTTGCGGCATTGGAATACCTTATTACGGTACAGGCTTGGGAGGTGCTGGTGCTGGCACCTGTGCTGGGTCGTAGCAGTTTAATATTACTGTTCTTAACAACACCCTATGTTCGCCCCGATGGACTGGGTAGCTTACTGGCGAATCATCTGCCACGTCGTGCTGGTATTATTGTTATTGTGCTGGTCTTGCTAGCAATGCTATTTTTCATAGGTATGGTGACATTGTGGTGGATGCTTGTCGTAGCGGGGATGTTTTTGATATTGCGTGGTTTGATGTTGCGACGTATTGGGGGTATGACGGGGGATACAGCGGGGGCATTGCTGGAGGTTATAGAGATGATTGTATTGTTGGTTGTTATTGGCCAATAA
- a CDS encoding alpha-ribazole phosphatase family protein, with product MSWKGLQFSLLRHGETDGGARFCGSTDVALTDKGWQQMKVSMNDVSPGWDRIISSPLKRCAAFARYFAQQYAIPLSFDERIKEMHFGIWEGRSAEELMAEDADGLTRFWQDPDRYPPQEAERLSSFQARVLAAWNGFIESYGEQRILLVTHGGVIRVLLCHLQEKPIKQLLEIEVKHGSLHILNSRGQSS from the coding sequence GTGAGCTGGAAGGGTCTACAGTTTAGCTTATTGCGTCATGGGGAGACAGACGGCGGTGCACGTTTTTGTGGTAGCACGGATGTGGCATTGACGGATAAGGGTTGGCAACAGATGAAGGTGAGTATGAATGATGTCTCCCCTGGTTGGGATAGAATCATTAGTTCACCATTAAAACGCTGTGCCGCCTTTGCGCGATATTTTGCGCAACAATATGCTATCCCCCTCAGTTTTGATGAACGCATCAAAGAGATGCACTTTGGTATATGGGAGGGACGTAGTGCAGAGGAATTGATGGCTGAGGACGCTGATGGGTTAACACGGTTTTGGCAAGATCCTGATCGATACCCACCACAAGAGGCTGAACGCCTGAGCAGTTTTCAGGCGCGTGTGCTGGCAGCGTGGAATGGTTTTATTGAGAGCTATGGTGAACAAAGAATATTGTTGGTAACCCATGGTGGTGTGATCCGTGTGCTACTTTGTCACTTGCAGGAGAAGCCAATCAAGCAACTACTGGAGATTGAGGTTAAGCATGGATCTCTGCATATTTTAAATTCAAGGGGTCAGAGCTCTTGA
- the cobT gene encoding nicotinate-nucleotide--dimethylbenzimidazole phosphoribosyltransferase, with translation MTQTVEWLQTSVVASDRRVLQAAELRQASLTKPPGALGRLEEVAIRLAAMQGKERPVVDSVYIVVFAADHGVCAENISAFPQAVTTEMVKNFARGGAAISVLARELDAELEVVNLGTVNDPGVLAGVLNLQLGAGTANFCEQAAMTGLQLEQALDAGRQAVERARQAGSQLFIGGEMGIGNTTSAAALACALLDATPTQLAGPGTGLDAEGVRHKVEVIQRALNGHCPQHSALEYLRCLGGFEIAALAGAYVACAQAGLPVLVDGFISSVAALTATRLCSGLEDWLLFSHASAEPGHQIVLDALAAQPLLDFSMRLGEGSGAAVAVPMLRLACALHNGMATFAEAGVSEQDA, from the coding sequence TTGACTCAAACTGTGGAATGGTTACAGACCTCGGTTGTTGCGTCTGATCGTCGTGTATTGCAGGCGGCGGAGTTGCGTCAGGCAAGTCTGACCAAGCCACCGGGTGCGCTGGGTCGGTTGGAAGAGGTGGCGATTCGTCTGGCGGCAATGCAGGGTAAGGAACGTCCTGTTGTTGATTCGGTTTATATTGTGGTATTTGCGGCGGATCATGGTGTCTGTGCCGAGAACATATCGGCCTTCCCACAGGCAGTGACGACGGAGATGGTGAAGAACTTTGCTCGTGGCGGTGCGGCTATTAGTGTATTGGCGCGTGAGTTGGATGCGGAGTTGGAGGTAGTAAATCTGGGTACGGTCAATGATCCGGGTGTATTGGCCGGGGTATTAAATCTTCAGTTAGGTGCGGGCACGGCTAATTTTTGTGAACAGGCGGCGATGACGGGGTTGCAACTTGAACAGGCGCTGGATGCCGGGCGGCAGGCCGTTGAACGTGCACGGCAGGCGGGTAGCCAACTCTTTATCGGTGGTGAGATGGGGATTGGTAATACAACCAGTGCGGCGGCATTGGCATGTGCGCTGCTGGATGCGACACCGACACAACTGGCCGGCCCCGGCACAGGTCTGGATGCTGAAGGCGTGAGGCATAAGGTTGAGGTTATTCAGCGGGCACTGAATGGACATTGCCCCCAGCATTCGGCATTAGAATATCTACGTTGTCTGGGAGGTTTTGAGATCGCGGCACTGGCTGGAGCCTATGTTGCTTGTGCTCAGGCGGGTCTACCGGTATTGGTTGATGGTTTTATTAGTTCAGTCGCTGCACTCACTGCGACCCGGCTTTGTTCGGGACTCGAAGACTGGCTGTTGTTCTCTCATGCCTCGGCGGAGCCAGGTCATCAAATTGTATTGGATGCATTAGCGGCACAACCCCTGCTGGATTTCTCTATGCGTTTGGGCGAGGGTAGTGGTGCAGCGGTTGCGGTGCCAATGTTACGCCTTGCCTGTGCCCTGCATAACGGGATGGCAACCTTTGCTGAGGCGGGTGTGTCGGAGCAGGATGCGTGA
- the cobU gene encoding bifunctional adenosylcobinamide kinase/adenosylcobinamide-phosphate guanylyltransferase gives MKNLILGGVRSGKSRLAERLASEGHLAVTYIATATADDDEMRERITSHRNHRPAHWQLIEEPLHLAAVLHAQARVDHCILVDCLTLWLTNLLMAEDEAQFEHERANLLLVLATLPGEIILVSNETNMGVMPMGELSRRYCDEAGRLHQDIAQCCERVILTVAGLPHLLKGELL, from the coding sequence ATGAAAAATCTAATCCTTGGTGGTGTTCGTTCCGGTAAGAGTCGTCTGGCTGAAAGGTTGGCGAGTGAAGGTCATCTTGCAGTGACCTATATTGCAACAGCGACTGCGGATGATGACGAGATGCGTGAACGTATTACCAGTCATCGTAATCATCGCCCTGCTCACTGGCAGTTAATTGAAGAACCTTTACATCTGGCAGCGGTGTTGCATGCGCAGGCTCGAGTTGACCATTGTATACTGGTTGATTGTTTAACCTTGTGGCTGACTAATCTATTGATGGCTGAAGATGAAGCTCAGTTTGAACATGAACGTGCGAACCTGTTGTTGGTGTTGGCTACGTTACCCGGTGAGATTATCCTGGTTAGTAATGAAACGAATATGGGAGTGATGCCAATGGGTGAATTAAGTCGTCGTTATTGTGATGAGGCGGGTCGTCTGCATCAGGATATTGCTCAGTGTTGTGAGCGGGTGATACTAACGGTTGCAGGTTTACCTCATCTATTAAAAGGAGAATTACTTTGA
- a CDS encoding cobyric acid synthase, whose protein sequence is MVQGATSDAGKSLLVTALCRCLSRQGVRVAPFKPQNMALNSAVTVDGGEIGRAQAVQALACGLPAHTDMNPVLLKPNTDVGAQVIIQGHAIGNMDAEHYHEYKATARAAVLESHQRLCQDYDVIIVEGAGSPAEINLRDNDIANMGFAEAVDCPVILIADIDRGGVFAHIVGTLELLSETERARVKGFVINRFRGDIALLQSGLDWLEDYTGKPVLGVLPYLHGLHLEAEDAIQSDQVVKAGELLRVVVPVLPRISNHTDFDPLRLHPQVDLHFVAPDEVPPVADLIILPGSKNVCSDLLWLREQGWDAVIQRHLRYGGKLMGICGGFQMLGQWIHDADGIEGMPGSVEGLGLLDMETRLESGKRLRNVQGRLLMGDVSIHGYEIHAGVTQGVALARPVINLEHGVDGAMSEDDNILGTYLHGLFESAAACDALLAWAGLQVTQAYDYVALREAAIERVADMVEDCVDMGLLE, encoded by the coding sequence ATGGTTCAAGGTGCCACCTCGGATGCTGGCAAGAGTCTGTTGGTTACAGCCTTGTGTCGTTGCCTATCTCGGCAGGGTGTTCGCGTCGCACCCTTTAAGCCACAGAACATGGCATTGAATAGTGCGGTTACGGTGGATGGCGGAGAGATTGGTCGTGCGCAGGCAGTGCAGGCACTCGCCTGTGGTTTGCCAGCACATACGGATATGAATCCGGTATTACTGAAACCCAATACCGATGTCGGTGCGCAGGTGATTATTCAGGGTCATGCAATAGGTAATATGGATGCAGAACATTATCATGAGTACAAGGCAACGGCGCGTGCGGCGGTGCTGGAATCTCATCAACGTCTCTGTCAGGATTATGATGTCATTATTGTGGAAGGTGCGGGTTCACCTGCCGAGATCAATCTGCGTGACAATGATATTGCCAATATGGGCTTTGCTGAGGCGGTGGATTGTCCGGTGATCTTGATCGCGGACATTGATCGTGGTGGTGTGTTTGCTCATATCGTGGGCACACTGGAATTGTTATCTGAGACAGAACGTGCACGGGTTAAGGGTTTTGTGATTAATCGTTTTCGAGGTGATATTGCCTTATTGCAATCGGGTCTTGACTGGTTGGAGGACTATACCGGGAAGCCGGTGCTGGGTGTACTGCCTTATCTACACGGTCTGCATCTGGAGGCAGAGGATGCGATTCAGTCTGATCAGGTCGTCAAGGCGGGTGAGTTGTTGCGTGTAGTGGTGCCGGTATTACCACGCATCAGTAATCATACCGATTTTGATCCGTTGCGCTTGCACCCGCAGGTGGATCTACACTTTGTTGCACCGGATGAAGTGCCACCGGTTGCGGATCTAATTATTCTGCCGGGTTCCAAAAATGTATGTAGTGATTTGCTCTGGCTGCGTGAGCAGGGTTGGGATGCTGTAATACAACGGCATCTCCGTTACGGCGGTAAACTCATGGGTATCTGTGGTGGCTTTCAGATGTTGGGTCAGTGGATTCATGATGCGGATGGCATTGAGGGAATGCCGGGTAGTGTGGAGGGCTTGGGTTTATTGGATATGGAGACTCGGCTTGAGTCAGGTAAGCGACTACGTAATGTGCAAGGACGGCTATTGATGGGTGATGTTAGTATTCATGGTTATGAGATTCATGCTGGGGTGACGCAGGGTGTCGCTCTTGCCCGACCTGTGATTAATCTTGAACACGGTGTGGATGGTGCTATGAGTGAGGATGACAATATTCTTGGCACCTATCTGCATGGCCTGTTTGAGTCGGCTGCGGCTTGTGATGCATTGTTGGCCTGGGCAGGATTGCAGGTGACACAGGCATATGATTATGTGGCATTGCGTGAGGCGGCGATTGAGCGGGTTGCAGATATGGTTGAGGATTGTGTTGATATGGGCTTGTTGGAGTAA
- a CDS encoding threonine-phosphate decarboxylase yields the protein MLEHGGRLRQAALQYDRPIDDWLDLSTGINPDGWVVPALPEAVWSRLPEDNDGLEQAARDYYETDCLLPVAGSQAAIQMLPRLRSRGRVGVLAPGYAEHAHAWQRAGHEVVEVSATSVDELIDQLDVLVLINPNNPTGVFFLPDHLLQWHEQLLQRGGWLVVDEAFMDVTPEYSLTRYSPRTGLIVLRSLGKFFGLAGARVGFVCAALELLDQIRDLLGPWMVSAPARWVAHTALRDGIWQEETRWYLRQQGIRLHSLLIRHGWNVEGDCALFQWSKTVQAETIKQQLAQQGILIRVFDEPASLRLGLPGEEQGWLRLDGVLTGLQL from the coding sequence ATGCTTGAACATGGTGGGCGATTAAGGCAAGCGGCGCTGCAATATGACAGACCAATAGATGATTGGCTGGATCTTTCTACCGGTATAAATCCTGATGGCTGGGTAGTGCCTGCTTTACCAGAAGCCGTGTGGTCGAGATTACCAGAGGATAATGATGGTCTGGAACAGGCAGCGCGGGATTATTATGAAACAGATTGTTTGTTGCCAGTAGCCGGTTCGCAGGCGGCAATACAGATGCTACCGAGGCTACGCTCGAGGGGTCGGGTGGGTGTGCTTGCGCCGGGTTATGCCGAACACGCCCACGCCTGGCAGCGTGCCGGGCATGAAGTGGTCGAGGTATCAGCAACATCTGTGGATGAGTTAATTGACCAACTGGATGTACTGGTGTTGATTAATCCCAATAATCCCACGGGTGTGTTTTTTTTACCGGATCATTTACTACAATGGCATGAGCAACTGCTTCAACGTGGTGGCTGGTTGGTGGTGGATGAGGCATTTATGGATGTGACTCCTGAATATAGTCTGACACGCTATAGTCCGCGTACGGGTCTGATTGTATTGCGTTCACTGGGTAAGTTTTTTGGTCTGGCAGGGGCACGCGTGGGTTTTGTCTGTGCGGCGCTGGAACTATTGGATCAAATCCGGGATTTATTGGGCCCCTGGATGGTTAGTGCCCCTGCTCGCTGGGTAGCACATACGGCACTGAGGGATGGTATCTGGCAGGAAGAGACGCGTTGGTATCTACGTCAGCAGGGTATCCGTTTGCACTCACTACTGATAAGGCATGGGTGGAATGTTGAAGGCGACTGTGCCTTGTTTCAGTGGAGCAAAACGGTGCAGGCGGAGACTATTAAACAGCAATTAGCACAGCAGGGTATCCTCATTCGTGTATTTGATGAACCGGCATCGCTGCGCCTTGGCCTGCCGGGTGAAGAGCAGGGTTGGCTGCGTCTGGATGGCGTATTAACAGGGCTTCAGTTATGA
- a CDS encoding cobalamin biosynthesis protein, protein MLTTALSVIVAVILDWLLGEPRRFHPLVGFGYLAQRLESCLYRSSRWRGVWALALLLLPLTTLTWWVSQQPGIISTFFSIVVLYFSLGHKSLHDHARPIARALQNNNEDAARRLVARMVSRDSSALDITAAATESVLENGNDGVFGALFWFVIAGAPGAMLYRLANTMDAMWGYRNPRYQAFGWAAARFDDVLNLVPARLTAITYALLGKTRQAFFCWRTQAPSWDSPNAGPVMAAGAGALGISIGGPARYLGEWHQRPVLGMGGASTRGDIERALTLVRRGVGLWIVLLLLPGGFSYA, encoded by the coding sequence ATGCTTACTACGGCCTTATCAGTGATCGTTGCTGTCATTCTTGACTGGCTCCTGGGTGAACCCCGTCGCTTTCATCCACTGGTAGGTTTTGGTTATCTGGCGCAGAGGTTGGAGTCTTGTCTTTACCGTTCATCCCGTTGGCGCGGTGTATGGGCGTTAGCACTCTTGTTGTTACCACTAACAACCCTGACGTGGTGGGTGAGTCAGCAACCCGGTATTATCAGCACCTTTTTTTCGATTGTGGTGCTTTATTTTTCCCTCGGTCACAAGAGTCTGCACGATCATGCGCGACCTATTGCCAGAGCACTACAAAATAATAATGAAGATGCAGCGCGTCGTCTGGTGGCTCGCATGGTGAGTCGTGATTCATCGGCGCTGGATATTACGGCAGCGGCAACCGAGTCGGTGTTGGAGAATGGTAATGACGGGGTGTTCGGTGCCTTGTTCTGGTTTGTTATTGCCGGGGCACCGGGTGCGATGTTGTATCGACTGGCGAATACTATGGATGCGATGTGGGGTTATCGTAATCCGCGTTATCAGGCCTTTGGTTGGGCGGCTGCCCGTTTTGATGATGTGCTGAATCTTGTCCCGGCACGGCTTACAGCAATCACCTATGCGTTATTGGGTAAGACAAGGCAGGCATTTTTTTGTTGGCGTACTCAGGCACCGAGTTGGGACAGCCCTAATGCCGGTCCGGTGATGGCTGCCGGGGCCGGTGCGTTAGGGATCTCGATTGGCGGCCCGGCACGTTATTTGGGGGAGTGGCATCAGCGTCCGGTGTTGGGTATGGGTGGTGCCTCTACGCGTGGTGATATTGAACGTGCCCTGACTCTGGTTCGGCGAGGTGTTGGCTTATGGATTGTTTTGCTCTTGTTGCCTGGTGGTTTTTCTTATGCTTGA
- the bluB gene encoding 5,6-dimethylbenzimidazole synthase: MTTRVPPQRFDEDEREVVYRVIRERRDMRHFLPDPLPEGVLERIIEASHLAPSVGYMQPWRFLRITRSGLRRSIHALVEQERLATAEALPSRNEEFLKVKIEGIQECAELLVVALMPERERHIIGRRTLPDMDLASVGCAIQNMWLAARAEGIGLGWVSFFEPQALATLLSLPEGAQPVAILCIGQVEKFYPRPMFEEAGWGKRLSLDDILFDDEWPDYAGGTPVSY; this comes from the coding sequence ATGACTACACGGGTGCCACCACAACGTTTTGATGAGGATGAACGGGAGGTGGTTTATCGTGTTATTCGTGAACGCCGGGATATGCGTCACTTTTTGCCAGACCCATTACCAGAGGGTGTGTTAGAACGCATAATCGAGGCATCCCATCTGGCACCCTCGGTGGGTTATATGCAACCCTGGCGTTTCCTGCGAATTACCCGGTCAGGACTGCGGCGTTCGATTCATGCTCTGGTTGAGCAGGAACGTCTGGCAACGGCAGAGGCATTGCCTTCACGCAATGAGGAATTCCTCAAGGTTAAGATAGAAGGTATTCAGGAGTGTGCTGAACTACTGGTCGTTGCATTAATGCCCGAGCGGGAACGGCATATAATCGGACGCAGAACACTGCCGGATATGGATCTTGCCTCGGTCGGTTGTGCGATTCAGAATATGTGGTTGGCGGCGCGTGCAGAGGGTATTGGGTTGGGTTGGGTGTCTTTTTTCGAACCGCAGGCCTTAGCGACTCTGTTGTCCTTGCCGGAGGGTGCGCAGCCGGTGGCTATACTGTGTATTGGACAGGTTGAAAAGTTCTATCCCCGTCCTATGTTTGAAGAAGCCGGTTGGGGGAAACGATTGTCATTGGATGATATCCTGTTTGATGATGAGTGGCCGGATTATGCGGGTGGAACGCCGGTTTCTTATTAG
- the cobO gene encoding cob(I)yrinic acid a,c-diamide adenosyltransferase, whose product MSNKEQRHQNRMQRKKEVVDAAIEQADEDKGLLLVLTGNGKGKSSSAFGMVARALGHGMRVGVAQFIKGCKDTGEEAFFRKQPDVTWHVLGEGFTWETQNLARDIETAQQGWAVVRSMLNDESLDLIVLDELTYPLKYGWLEMDAVLADIKARPLMQHLVVTGRAAPDALCDAADTVTDLADVKHAFRAGIRAQDGIDK is encoded by the coding sequence ATGAGTAATAAAGAGCAACGTCATCAGAATCGTATGCAACGCAAAAAGGAAGTGGTGGATGCAGCGATTGAGCAGGCGGATGAGGACAAGGGACTGTTACTGGTGCTGACCGGTAATGGCAAGGGTAAGTCCAGTTCGGCATTTGGTATGGTGGCGCGTGCCCTCGGCCATGGTATGCGCGTCGGTGTGGCGCAGTTTATTAAAGGCTGTAAGGATACCGGTGAAGAGGCGTTTTTTCGTAAGCAACCCGACGTAACATGGCATGTGTTAGGTGAGGGTTTTACCTGGGAAACACAAAACCTGGCGCGTGATATCGAGACCGCACAGCAAGGCTGGGCAGTGGTGCGTTCAATGTTGAATGATGAATCACTGGATCTGATTGTGCTGGATGAGCTAACCTATCCCTTGAAATATGGCTGGTTGGAGATGGATGCAGTATTGGCGGATATTAAAGCCCGCCCATTGATGCAACATCTGGTGGTTACCGGTCGTGCCGCACCCGATGCACTCTGTGATGCAGCTGATACGGTGACTGATCTAGCTGATGTTAAACACGCCTTTCGTGCGGGTATACGCGCACAGGATGGAATTGATAAATGA